CTCTTTCTTGAAAACAATAAGTAGATCATATGTTAATGGCTTTCTCCATAAAAAAGCATAAgctcattttcatatttataattCACTCCTCTCCATTGGATATTTCTGTACAGTAAATACACATACAGTCAGCTTGCTtttttctttaagtattttgCACTGTAAAGATTTAGTAGCTGGCAAAATCAAGCATGGTGTATGAACTCCCCAATTCCTATGTCGTGTCTAACTCACATTAACtcaaaacattgaagatatctttaatcatttgaagatgattcaaaatatcatcaattcatttgatgagcgAAACAATTCAACTAAAAATATCTTCAactaattaatgatatctttaattctgaattattgtgctCATTAATGGAATAGTGATAGTATTAATTATTCTGATAAATTGATGCTCGCTATTATAGAATTGTGTCgttgttcaaatgaattgatgatggTATCAACGAAAGAATGCTCTCTTCAATTTAGTTATAGTGCGTATCAATTCAGTTAATGTGCgcaatgattgaattgttgctctcttcaaatgaaataacgatatcattaattgaattgatgcgcgcaataattcttttagagagggAAACTATCTAATTAATTAGAGATTATGTCTTCAATTCAAATTATCCACAACTGAATTAATGATCACTTTaactgaattgttgctctctttaaaaaatCGTTATGACTAATTCAAGATTTCTTCAGTTGAATTAAACAGATCATCATCATATTGATGCGATCACCAATTTAATTGATGAGAACAACAGTTGAAtaacaaaataatacatgaaactCATCTATAGacggtcccccccccccccccccccccagaccTACTATAAAGTTAACACACAACATTTtttagaatttattatttttgttttttttacattgttctAAAGAATACCCCAGTATATAGTACAATGCCATCTTCCTCGTTAAAGCAATTAATAATTCGTGTTTATCTAAACCAAACAGggattaaaagtttgaaaatgcTGCAAGGGATGAGTCAACGTTTGTATATAGTACGTCCTGGAATCTTTCAAATACACGATTAATCAAAACCCAGAGAAACGGACGAGAATAAAATTTCAGCATGGAGATAAGGATTTTTAAAATCGAGTGCTGTGTTCCTCTCccttgaaacaaaataaatacgAATTGCTATAACGTTTCTCAAGCAAAATCcaatagacccccccccctccttcctTTTCACACACATATCTATAGTTTGTGGATAGAATTGATTATCGAGAGCAATCTTTTATATCCCCCTCTTGTGTTCTTAATTGACTGAAGTCTTTAACGAAACATTTCAGTTTATCAACCACCACCAAAAAAAGTCAAAACTTATTGCGTATTAAGAGAGCGAGTCCTCAGTTTGTACTCACGTGTTTTTCAAGAAGATACTTCcgtaggcctatttcttaaattaatcaaaattttttgggggaaaattCCTATACCTAAAACGTTtcaccttttttaaaacactATCTATGAGGGATCTCACGACTAGTTTAATAAAAGACAAAATTCCACCCCTTCCATATCGTCggcaatatatatttattcattcagAAATAAACACTAATAGGTTTATGGAAACAGCAATATCCAAAATATAAGATTTTTGTGACTGGGCATACTGGTCCAGGGGTCATGATTCAACatcagacggacagacaaaacCTCAACCGACTGGCTGATGTTGAGCGCCTTTCATTTGTGCCATAAAGTTCAAAGCCAATGAGATATCACTACTGCTTCTAGTACAGAGAGATTCTACAAGCATAGCATTATCTTTATCCACTTTCTTGCTCGGGTAGTGCTCTGAAACAAAAATCCCCACACAATGATTATACAAACATTATTTATAAATTCCTATGACCATTCCCTATAAATGTTTATCAGTTCACTTTAAGCTCTTCCGCGTGCCTTTCTAATTGCGCAGTTACCCCAATCACGGTTCCATAGGGTTATCATGTATTGCATCCGGAACCAAAGACAATTCAAAAAGTATAAAAGAGGATGAGTTGAGTTCTGTCGACAAAGACCTCTCAGATTCTAAGACGATGGAGTCCCTCGGCGTCCTTGTACTTTTGGCGGTAGCCTGTTTACTGCCGTCCGTCGTCCTGGCTCACGGTCGTCTTGTCCGGCCCCCGTCAAGGAGCTCCATGTGGCGGTACGGGTTTCCTACGCCTGAGAACACGGGGGACATGCAACTGTTTTGCGGAGGAAAATGGGTAAAAACTATAATTTTCAATCAATGTTCATTGATTTCCCCCCAAAACGATTTGCCAACTAtgaagtattaaaaaaaaacaaccaaaaaaaaaaaaaaaaaccaaacaaaaaaaacaaaaacaaacctgattgtaaaataagatttttaagaACTAATCAAATGCCAAATTTTCATACCTCCCAAAATCGAACATTACGTATAGTCGAAAATCCGAGGAAATCGTCATATGTTAAAATCACATTCGCCGCAACAGGACTTCACCCATCTGATACTAGCCAAAAGGATGACGCTTCACGGTGTTTTAAGGTAACGATGTTCTTCTCAGAAAACACCGCGGAGCGTCAACCTTGTCTAGCAAAGATGGACTTGACCAGGGTCGGgacatttcttttgaaacatACCTTCTTTTCTCTTCACAGAATCAATGGGGCCGTAACGGAGGAAAGTGCGGTGTGTGTGGGGACCCTTACCAACAGAAACCACGTGAAAACGAGGCGGGTGGAAAATACGCCACGGGCATAATTTCCAGATGTTATCCTTATAACTCGTCCGGTCAAACACTGACCATTAAGGTAGAATTAACAGCCAATCACCTGGGTTATTTCGAGTTCAGACTGTGTGAACATAACGACACAAGTACTCCGATATCACAGTCCTGTTTAGATGAGAACCTTCTGAGATTTCCGGACAACACCACGAGATATAACGTCCGAGAAGGTGTCTACGGTGTGATCAATCTTCAGCTGCAACTTCCAGCTACAgttctgtgtactcagtgtgtgCTGCAATGGAAGTACAATACAGGTAATAACTACACTCCCTCCTGGCCTCCACGTCACCCAACCTGTTTAAATTCGAAgtttttcatttaacaaaattaaGTTGAATATTTTTCCATCTAAAACACACAGACCAAAGGCGGATTTaggaagcccccccccccccccccgaccaaAGGCGGATTTAGGAAGCCCCCCcctgcctccccccccccccgaccaaAGGCGGATTTaagaagcccccccccctcacttGATCTTACCTTTATCTTATTCTTACAGTATCAAATCCTgcggtgggtttttttttttttttttttggcttctGTGAGCTTCACCTACGCCGGTCCCCGCAAAGAATAGTCCAAAAATAATTTCCAATTTCCCAacaatttttattattctttgcTTTTATTGTCAAGAAATTTAAGGTACCCCGGGGACCAGCACTGCAGAGGGTAGGTAGGGGGTAGCTGTATATGTTTATTGCCATACACAGGACAACAGCAAATAATCTAAGATGGTCGTCAAGAACGAAAAAATGGCTGCCATTCAATGTTTTTGAAACCTAAAACATAAACACCACCCTCTCCAAAATATTTAACATAATGTTGTAGCTGCTTTTTCGACCTTTAACCTCTCTGAACCACTCATTTTCTCCAGAATTTGGTAATATATTACGGTATTATAAAGAACATCCGTAATGCAGGAATTCAATAttgagaaaaaatatcaaaattccaCAGGAATTTTTAGCGCTTTCGCCATAGGACTCTTCTGATTACAAAATGCTAGCACAACAACAACTTCCAAGAATATTGTTTTCTCCTTGTCTTCAAACTTTTCTAGTTTTGCAATCTCTACACATAGTCTGGTCCCGTTCCCACAATGCCGTTCGCGCACTGTCCGTCTTGAGGACCTCAATGTCGTGCGCGCGTGAAGGAAATTGTGAGAAGGGGTCCAGGATATCTCTACACACAGTGTAAGACAACATTGAGTGTTTAACTGATCAATGTTTGCAGGTAGAAGTTGGGGCTGTGACGGAAGCGGATGTGGAATTGGTCGCGGTGCGCAGGAGCAGTTTTACGGATGTGCAGATATCGCCATTCTTAGAAGCTGCGAACACTTTAACTGACCAGAGATATTCATCATTGTGTAATTCTATTTCCtatcattactttttttttGTACAG
This genomic window from Ostrea edulis chromosome 4, xbOstEdul1.1, whole genome shotgun sequence contains:
- the LOC125668643 gene encoding uncharacterized protein LOC125668643; amino-acid sequence: MESLGVLVLLAVACLLPSVVLAHGRLVRPPSRSSMWRYGFPTPENTGDMQLFCGGKWNQWGRNGGKCGVCGDPYQQKPRENEAGGKYATGIISRCYPYNSSGQTLTIKVELTANHLGYFEFRLCEHNDTSTPISQSCLDENLLRFPDNTTRYNVREGVYGVINLQLQLPATVLCTQCVLQWKYNTGRSWGCDGSGCGIGRGAQEQFYGCADIAILRSCEHFN